A stretch of Aedes aegypti strain LVP_AGWG chromosome 2, AaegL5.0 Primary Assembly, whole genome shotgun sequence DNA encodes these proteins:
- the LOC5568375 gene encoding pancreatic lipase-related protein 2 — MYYSKLFLLVALSSFGGVFGGLFDILSTTTDYNLAFAMDTLFGLVINTTEFWIKGNNTDPIEVNVKLMCGNRNTASLSRTVINDGNLKAKIDTSKPIVFITHGWVDNGNRFWIKELKDDYLKYFDTNVCVVDWGNLAIVGYMIAVKNTFDVGQYVAQFITYLSNQGIPLSKVTLVGHSLGAQISGHIGHNLGGQVGAIYGLDPAGPLFTMPFDVGTSKRLDKSDAKYVQTIVTSKCTTGVCAGDGHENFYPNGGWVPQVNCGIPLLSNAESPELISCSHSHSITLFRMALNPKNVFTGKACVDYFSYYALMCLFSSTTKMGVYSSRIGGNFHVKTSAFTPFT, encoded by the exons ATGTATTACTCAAAATTATTCTTACTCGTCGCTCTTTCGAGCTTCGGGGGAGTTTTCGGAGGACTTTTCGATATCTTGAGCACTACTACGGATTATAATCTGGCATTTGCCATGGATACCCTATTCGGGCTTGTGATTAACACTACAGAGTTCTGGATCAAAGGAAACAATACCGATCCCATTGAGGTTAATGTGAAGCTGATGTGCGGTAATCG AAACACAGCCAGCCTGTCCAGAACCGTTATAAATGACGGTAACCTGAAGGCGAAGATCGACACCTCTAAACCGATTGTTTTCATCACGCATGGTTGGGTAGATAATGGAAACCGCTTCTGGATTAAAGAGCTTAAGGATGATTACCTCAAATATTTCGACACGAACGTTTGCGTCGTAGATTGGGGCAACTTGGCCATCGTTGGCTACATGATCGCAGTTAAGAACACCTTCGACGTTGGTCAATACGTGGCACAGTTCATAACGTACCTTAGCAATCAGGGTATTCCATTGAGTAAAGTTACGCTCGTTGGTCACAGTTTGGGAGCGCAAATCAGTGGACACATTGGTCACAATTTGGGTGGTCAAGTAGGTGCAATTTATGGATTAGATCCTGCTGGACCTCTGTTTACGATGCCCTTCGATGTGGGAACCTCAAAGCGGTTGGACAAATCGGATGCCAAGTACGTACAGACGATCGTTACCTCGAAATGTACCACCGGGGTTTGCGCTGGAGATGGCCATGAAAATTTCTACCCTAATGGAGGATGGGTGCCCCAAGTTAACTGTGGCATACCGCTGCTGTCTAACGCCGAGAGCCCGGAACTGATCAGCTGCAGTCACTCACACTCGATTACGCTGTTCCGAATGGCGCTCAATCCGAAAAATGTTTTCACCGGAAAAGCTTGTGTGGATTACTTTTCCTACTATGCTTTGATGTGTTTATTTAGCTCGACCACAAAAATGGGTGTTTATTCAAGCCGTATTGGAGGTAATTTCCATGTGAAAACATCCGCATTTACACCTTTCACATAA